The following are encoded in a window of Oceanidesulfovibrio indonesiensis genomic DNA:
- a CDS encoding ATP-dependent nuclease, translating to MRVARLVIERFRCIKSSELHFDGHSLLIGTNNVGKSTVCEALDLVLGPDRLSKFPPVEEYDFYNSEYLDRDTSEPIPLSVEVVLTDLNDEVAGACSKYIEFWHKEERRLLGEGEIDKANPPHVEKCLRIKTIASYSLEEDEFEANTYYCHSPDAKEDELDKVWKNTKRLFGFLYLRTLRTGRRALSLERGSLLDIILKMQGVRTGLWENTIERLKNLDPPIDVEEESLSTILGNIEERLGQYIQSVSGERTAKLFVSQLTREHLRQTIAFFLSSSQDQTPTPYLKSGSGTLNALVLALLSFIADVKKDVIFAMEEPEIALPPHTQRRIANYLLQSTSQCFVTSHSPYIIERFSQRQLSILRRNIDGKLSITPVSQGSSLKEKTYRRHARRGLSEAMLGNAVIIAEGFTEFDVLKALSMKMEDDNSNLMPLDLSGITIITADGDGSILEFGRFFNELNIKTYAFYDKMNRSKDELKELNDTFNYPYETAYKGTEKLLIEEIPTDKQWKFLELLRAEDTKYSKHVPEDRPDDEDVSKLLFKILKRAKGDGLAGRLIDLCPLDECPESVIEFLETLYNDFQKPDPIKLPSFDDAEDDE from the coding sequence ATGCGCGTAGCGCGGTTAGTTATAGAACGATTTCGGTGTATTAAATCATCAGAATTGCATTTCGATGGGCATTCGTTACTGATTGGTACAAACAATGTGGGAAAATCCACAGTCTGTGAAGCTCTTGATTTGGTTCTTGGTCCTGACCGCCTTTCGAAATTCCCCCCGGTTGAGGAGTATGACTTTTACAACTCTGAATATCTTGATCGTGATACTTCAGAACCTATACCCTTGTCCGTTGAAGTTGTTCTGACTGATCTTAACGATGAAGTTGCAGGTGCTTGTTCGAAATATATCGAATTCTGGCACAAGGAAGAAAGACGTTTGCTTGGCGAGGGAGAAATCGATAAGGCCAATCCTCCTCATGTAGAAAAGTGCCTGCGAATTAAGACAATTGCCAGCTATAGCCTTGAAGAGGATGAATTTGAAGCCAACACATATTATTGTCATAGTCCAGATGCTAAAGAAGATGAGCTAGATAAGGTCTGGAAAAATACAAAAAGGTTGTTTGGATTTCTGTATCTAAGGACTTTGCGCACAGGACGGCGAGCACTAAGCTTAGAAAGAGGTTCCCTTTTAGATATAATTCTTAAAATGCAGGGTGTAAGAACAGGGTTGTGGGAAAATACTATAGAAAGACTTAAAAACCTTGACCCTCCAATAGATGTAGAAGAAGAATCCTTATCAACGATACTAGGAAATATCGAAGAAAGGCTTGGGCAATATATCCAAAGTGTATCCGGGGAACGGACAGCAAAATTGTTTGTCTCGCAACTCACGAGAGAGCACTTGCGGCAAACGATTGCTTTCTTCCTTTCGAGTTCTCAAGATCAAACTCCAACACCATATCTGAAATCGGGCTCTGGGACATTAAACGCCCTAGTTCTCGCCTTGCTATCATTTATAGCCGATGTCAAAAAAGATGTAATATTTGCCATGGAAGAACCAGAAATAGCACTTCCTCCGCATACTCAGCGGAGGATTGCTAACTATCTTCTTCAAAGTACGTCTCAATGCTTCGTCACATCGCACTCTCCATACATAATTGAACGATTTTCTCAAAGGCAGCTTTCAATTTTACGCAGAAATATCGATGGTAAACTGTCCATTACTCCTGTCTCTCAAGGGTCAAGCCTTAAAGAAAAGACATATCGACGTCATGCACGCCGTGGTTTATCTGAAGCCATGCTCGGCAATGCCGTAATCATAGCTGAAGGGTTCACTGAGTTTGATGTTCTGAAGGCTCTTTCAATGAAAATGGAAGATGATAATTCTAACCTCATGCCTCTCGACTTATCTGGAATAACAATCATAACAGCAGATGGTGACGGATCAATTCTTGAGTTTGGCAGATTTTTCAATGAACTAAATATCAAGACCTATGCCTTTTATGACAAAATGAATCGAAGCAAAGATGAACTGAAGGAGTTAAATGACACCTTCAATTACCCCTACGAGACTGCTTACAAGGGAACTGAGAAGTTGCTCATAGAGGAAATACCTACGGATAAGCAGTGGAAATTTTTAGAACTCCTCCGTGCTGAAGATACGAAATACTCAAAGCATGTTCCTGAAGATCGTCCCGATGATGAGGACGTATCAAAATTGCTTTTTAAAATTCTGAAAAGAGCAAAAGGTGACGGATTAGCGGGACGGTTAATCGACTTGTGTCCTTTGGATGAATGCCCTGAAAGTGTGATTGAATTCTTAGAAACATTATACAATGACTTCCAAAAGCCTGATCCTATTAAACTCCCCTCATTCGATGATGCTGAGGACGATGAGTAA
- a CDS encoding DUF3024 domain-containing protein, with protein sequence MGFSEFEQRRYEKLITDFCQEQGPPPSLHDKLKWGYEVDPRKQTVELFEIRPHFMEPSQKVHSPIAKARYVKAQKNWKVYWMRGNGKWVLYEPCPSLRSLEEFLKMVKKDDYCCFFG encoded by the coding sequence ATGGGATTCAGCGAATTCGAACAGCGCCGTTATGAAAAACTCATAACAGATTTCTGCCAAGAACAGGGACCGCCGCCTAGTCTCCACGACAAGCTGAAATGGGGATACGAGGTTGATCCTAGAAAGCAGACAGTCGAGTTATTCGAGATTCGCCCCCACTTCATGGAACCATCACAAAAGGTCCATAGCCCGATTGCAAAAGCGAGATATGTCAAAGCCCAGAAGAACTGGAAGGTCTACTGGATGAGGGGTAATGGGAAATGGGTTCTCTACGAACCCTGCCCTTCACTTCGCTCTCTTGAAGAGTTTCTGAAAATGGTCAAAAAAGATGATTATTGCTGCTTTTTTGGGTAA